A window from Labrus mixtus chromosome 14, fLabMix1.1, whole genome shotgun sequence encodes these proteins:
- the angptl5 gene encoding angiopoietin-related protein 5 — MMWKTTVLLLLLPHLLSSTGTENIKQLNQSEINEEFSDAPVKIQKPTGGVKGWDSCSIPCDITVKLLRDEKHSICGQLQQSLLAFGRSTRKLMRDVMEEQQRALDILSSQVTELMTKVQTLSSEVQRSNTEMYSIKPVQSHGRDCSDIKDNLMSVVPKIPSGIYIVHPENMDSSFEVFCEMDYMGGGWTVIQRRTDGLTDFKRPWADYSDGFGNLAGEHWLGLKKVFHLVNQKETRFQLHIALVSSDDITSYASYDDFQVDSETQFFSIHLGRYAGSAGDAFRGYEQEQNQDTAPFSASDVDNDGCNPFCSIDNRTVESCSTIQNNTGWWFNQCGLANLNGSPEDAEQNLGQKMHILWDTWRQNGIPHTIKSVTMKIRRIATNN; from the exons ATGATGTGGAAAACAactgtcctcctcctgcttctgcCTCATCTGCTCTCCTCTACA ggaacagaaaacatcaagCAATTGAACCAATCAGAAATCAACGAGGAGTTCTCTGATGCTCCTGTCAAAATCCAGAAACCTACAGGAGGAGTCAAAGGCTGGGACTCGTGTTCCATCCcgtgtgacatcactgtcaAGCTGCTACGAGATGAGAAACATTCAatctgtg GCCAGTTACAGCAGTCTCTGTTGGCGTTTGGACGAAGCACCAGGAAGCTCATGAGGGATGTgatggaggagcagcagagagccCTGGACATCCTAAGCAGTCAG GTGACAGAGCTGATGACCAAAGTTCAGACGCTCAGCTCCGAAGTTCAAAGAAGCAACACTGAGATGTACTCAATCAAACCTGTGCAATCCCACG GAAGGGATTGCAGTGATATCAAGGACAATCTTATGTCAGTCGTCCCGAAGATCCCCAGTGGTATTTACATCGTCCACCCAGAGAACATGGACTCCTCATTTGAG GTTTTCTGTGAGATGGATTACATGGGAGGTGGATGGACGGTGATCCAACGCAGGACAGATGGATTGACTGACTTCAAACGTCCCTGGGCCGATTATTCCGATGGCTTTGGAAATCTTGCAG gagAACACTGGCTGGGTCTGAAGAAGGTATTTCATTTAGTAAACCAGAAAGAAACTCGGTTTCAGCTTCACATCGCTCTGGTCTCCAGTGATGACATCACCTCTTATGCGTCATATGATGATTTCCAAGTGGACAGTGAAACCCAATTCTTCAGTATACACCTGGGCAGATATGCAGGCAGCGCAG GTGACGCGTTTCGCGGCTACGAGCAAGAGCAGAACCAGGACACGGCTCCATTCAGTGCCTCAGATGTGGACAATGACGGCTGTAACCCTTTTTGCTCCATTGACAACCGCACAGTGGAGAGCTGCAGCACtatacaaaacaacacaggatGGTGGTTTAACCAGTGTGGCCTGGCAAACCTAAACGGCTCTCCTGAAGATGCAGAGCAGAACCTGGGACAAAAAATGCACATCCTGTGGGACACCTGGAGACAGAACGGGATCCCTCACACTATTAAATCTGTTACTATGAAGATCAGGAGGATTGCAACCAATaactga